From a region of the Prevotella melaninogenica genome:
- a CDS encoding acyl-CoA dehydrogenase family protein: MANYYTDHPEIAFHLEHPLMKRIVELKERNYADASTHADAPVNYEDAIENYKRILDITGDITANIIAPNSEAVDLEGPHLIDNRMHYASKTLENIQATRQAGLWGVSMPRRYGGLNLPNVVFSMMSELIAAADAGFQNIWSLQSCIDTLYEFGNEEQRQKYIPRICEGEMMSMDLTEPDAGSDLQRVMLKATFDEKENCWRLNGVKRFITNGDSDIHLVLARSEEGTRDGRGLSMFIYDKRNGGVDVRHIEHKLGIHGSPTCELVYKNAKAELCGSSRMGLIKYVMALMNGARLGIAAQSVGLEQEAYNEGLAYAKDRAQFGKKIVNFPAVYDMLSRMKAKLDAGRSLLYQTARYVDIYKALEDIARDQKLTPEERQEMKKYTRLADAFTPLAKGINSEYANQTAYDSISIHGGSGFIMEYKCQRLYRDARIFSIYEGTTQLQVVAAVRYITNGTYLSIMKEMLEGELSCDCMKGLRERVAKLVQLYEEAVEKVNASENQDVHDFLARRLYNMTADIIGSLLLIEDASKAPELFKKSAHVFVRMAEEEVVGHTAYIKAFNPEDLEQFKAVEEETEEA; this comes from the coding sequence ATGGCAAATTATTATACTGACCACCCAGAAATAGCGTTTCACTTGGAGCACCCATTGATGAAACGCATCGTAGAACTGAAAGAGCGTAACTACGCTGATGCTTCTACACACGCTGACGCACCAGTAAACTATGAGGATGCTATCGAGAACTACAAGCGCATCTTGGATATCACTGGTGACATAACAGCAAATATCATTGCACCTAACTCTGAGGCTGTCGACCTTGAAGGTCCACACCTTATCGACAACCGTATGCACTATGCCAGCAAGACCTTGGAGAATATCCAGGCTACACGTCAGGCAGGATTGTGGGGTGTTTCTATGCCTCGCCGTTATGGTGGACTGAATCTTCCAAACGTTGTCTTCTCAATGATGTCTGAGTTGATTGCTGCTGCCGATGCTGGTTTCCAGAACATCTGGTCTTTGCAGTCTTGTATCGACACACTCTATGAGTTTGGTAATGAGGAGCAGCGCCAGAAGTATATTCCTCGTATCTGTGAGGGTGAGATGATGTCAATGGACCTCACCGAGCCTGATGCTGGTTCTGACCTTCAGCGTGTAATGCTCAAGGCTACCTTCGATGAGAAGGAGAACTGCTGGCGTCTGAATGGTGTGAAACGTTTCATTACCAATGGTGACTCTGACATCCACCTCGTCCTTGCACGTTCAGAAGAGGGTACACGTGATGGTCGTGGCCTTTCAATGTTCATCTATGACAAGCGTAATGGCGGTGTTGACGTACGTCATATCGAGCATAAACTCGGTATTCATGGTTCTCCTACCTGCGAGCTTGTTTACAAGAATGCGAAGGCAGAGCTCTGTGGTAGCAGCCGAATGGGTCTTATCAAGTACGTAATGGCATTGATGAATGGTGCTCGCCTTGGTATCGCAGCACAGTCTGTCGGTCTTGAGCAGGAGGCTTACAACGAGGGATTGGCTTACGCTAAGGATCGTGCACAGTTCGGTAAGAAGATTGTCAACTTCCCTGCTGTCTACGATATGCTCTCTCGTATGAAGGCGAAACTCGATGCTGGTCGTTCTCTCTTGTATCAGACAGCACGCTACGTAGATATCTATAAGGCATTGGAAGATATCGCACGTGACCAGAAGCTCACCCCTGAGGAGCGTCAGGAGATGAAGAAGTACACTCGCCTTGCTGATGCTTTCACACCATTGGCAAAGGGTATCAACTCTGAATATGCTAACCAGACAGCCTACGACTCTATCTCTATCCATGGCGGTTCTGGTTTCATCATGGAGTATAAGTGTCAGCGTCTATACCGTGATGCACGTATCTTCTCTATCTATGAGGGTACAACACAGCTGCAGGTTGTTGCTGCCGTGCGTTACATCACTAACGGTACTTACCTCTCTATCATGAAGGAGATGCTTGAGGGCGAACTCTCTTGCGACTGCATGAAGGGTCTGCGTGAGCGTGTTGCCAAACTCGTCCAGCTCTACGAAGAGGCTGTTGAGAAGGTTAACGCAAGCGAAAACCAGGATGTTCACGACTTCCTCGCACGCCGTCTTTACAACATGACAGCTGATATCATCGGTTCTCTCCTCCTCATCGAGGATGCTTCTAAGGCACCAGAGCTCTTCAAGAAGTCTGCTCATGTCTTTGTTCGCATGGCTGAGGAAGAAGTTGTTGGTCACACCGCTTACATCAAAGCCTTCAACCCAGAAGACCTTGAGCAGTTCAAGGCTGTGGAAGAAGAGACAGAAGAAGCATAA
- a CDS encoding DEAD/DEAH box helicase family protein: MAKNFDYILLVADEIPSFKSLHNYCRLAEEQQPIYPDASANNARKALEWLMKQMLKIKGVTVDERMTLNDMLRLPETDAFVNHDYGFSKDIYFVKKVGNAASHDGGEPITRARAFRCLRALYNVVAGFMGRWDAVKNIPPFDATTISAPTTTVAFITSPEPKVEMEVVNSVQKESLDDPQPVVIPRESLASEAITRKYIIDDMLMEAGWDLLEEKGKVQGGKACIEVEVDGMPTASGKGYADYVLFSRGGKPLAVIEAKATCRAITEGRHQATLYADCLEKRYGVRPVIYYTNGFTTKVIDGMGYPDRDVISFHSMDDLERLIQKRGRTEIKDVTIKEEITDRPYQQTAIKRIVEWFNAKHRRGLLVLATGTGKTRVSISLCDILMRNDWVKTVLFLADRTALVGQAHKNYEALLPSVSMSVLSEEKAPDMQARILFSTYQTMINYLDREDKAFSVGRFDLIIIDEAHRSVFGRYGAIFSYFDSLLIGLTATPRDEIDRNTYDLLQLDNGMPNYSYDIDEAVRDGYLCPYKTLQYHSKIMERGAKWDEMSKEDREEVERLMDYEKSLAGLGPDDEYHRDILPQEIFKYLFNINTVDKVLMELMEKGLKVKSGEEIGKTIIFAMNHHHAELIVERFRTLYPEKDPNYCQLIDNYVNKAHSLILDFEQMDKYPQIAVSVDMLDTGVDVPSVLNLVFFKCVKSKIKFMQMIGRGTRLCPKVFGDADKKEFYIFDWCNNFEYFSVHSDGANPVAVKSLTERLYALRLDIAAALQSAEHQEKEDDRRLHDELKEILHAQVSQLSRARIDVRAHLQTIEPYREWEAWVCLSDLAVAELKGIAHLLPRPKENEAAKKFDVLMLYLQLEQVDSTVKADNSRASVIKIAQLLEKKATIPAVRERMETIKEVQTAIFWEHSTLNSLERVRKELRELVHVLAESRDERRFVINIEDAISSDAVAAPVTLKATYHDRVIDYLAKHTDNEVLRKIQNFEQLTTDDVNELQRIFWEELGTRTEFDEATNGKKYNHNVAAFIRVIQGVDRQKALALYTRFIKDGNLTGEQEQYLKEILNYLSENGDLQMSDFMEYPLNRNRWRDVFGEYFVGLKDFVNELHKVIS; this comes from the coding sequence CATGATTATGGATTCTCTAAAGACATCTATTTCGTAAAGAAGGTAGGTAATGCTGCCAGCCATGATGGTGGTGAACCTATCACTCGTGCGAGGGCTTTCCGTTGTCTTCGTGCGCTTTATAACGTCGTTGCAGGTTTTATGGGTCGTTGGGATGCCGTGAAGAATATCCCACCATTTGATGCAACAACTATCTCTGCACCGACTACCACTGTTGCCTTCATCACGAGTCCAGAACCAAAGGTAGAGATGGAGGTGGTCAACAGCGTACAGAAAGAGTCGCTCGATGACCCACAGCCAGTGGTGATACCTCGTGAAAGTCTTGCCAGTGAGGCAATAACAAGGAAGTATATCATCGATGATATGCTCATGGAAGCAGGCTGGGACCTCTTAGAGGAGAAGGGAAAGGTGCAGGGCGGAAAGGCTTGTATAGAGGTGGAAGTGGACGGAATGCCTACTGCTTCGGGGAAAGGCTATGCCGACTATGTCCTCTTTAGTCGTGGGGGTAAACCCTTAGCCGTCATCGAAGCCAAGGCAACCTGCCGTGCCATAACAGAAGGACGGCACCAAGCAACACTCTATGCAGACTGCTTAGAGAAGCGATATGGTGTGCGCCCTGTCATCTATTACACCAATGGCTTCACGACAAAGGTCATTGACGGAATGGGTTATCCAGACCGTGACGTGATCTCTTTCCACTCTATGGACGACCTCGAAAGACTGATACAGAAGCGGGGTAGGACTGAGATAAAGGACGTAACGATAAAAGAAGAAATCACGGACCGCCCTTATCAGCAGACCGCTATCAAGCGTATTGTGGAGTGGTTTAATGCCAAGCACCGTCGAGGACTACTTGTCTTAGCAACAGGAACAGGCAAGACACGTGTGAGTATCTCGCTCTGCGACATCCTTATGCGTAATGATTGGGTGAAGACAGTGCTATTTCTTGCTGACCGCACAGCCTTAGTCGGTCAGGCACATAAAAACTATGAAGCCTTGTTGCCAAGCGTTTCTATGTCGGTATTGAGCGAAGAAAAGGCACCTGATATGCAGGCACGTATCCTCTTCTCTACCTATCAGACGATGATAAACTATCTCGACAGAGAAGACAAGGCGTTTAGTGTTGGTCGCTTCGACCTTATCATCATCGATGAAGCCCATCGAAGTGTCTTTGGTAGATATGGTGCTATCTTCAGCTATTTCGACTCACTACTCATTGGCTTGACAGCCACACCACGTGATGAGATAGACCGCAATACCTACGACCTTCTACAGTTAGATAACGGTATGCCTAACTACAGTTACGATATTGATGAGGCTGTTAGAGATGGCTATCTCTGTCCTTATAAGACACTGCAGTATCACTCTAAGATTATGGAACGTGGTGCCAAATGGGACGAAATGTCGAAGGAGGACCGTGAAGAAGTAGAAAGACTAATGGACTATGAGAAGTCTTTAGCAGGCTTAGGACCCGACGACGAGTATCATCGTGACATCCTTCCGCAAGAGATATTCAAGTATCTTTTCAACATAAATACCGTTGACAAGGTATTGATGGAGTTGATGGAAAAGGGATTGAAGGTGAAGAGTGGGGAGGAGATAGGTAAGACTATCATCTTTGCCATGAACCATCATCATGCAGAACTCATCGTTGAACGTTTCCGTACGCTCTATCCTGAGAAAGATCCCAACTACTGTCAGTTGATTGATAACTATGTCAACAAGGCACATAGTCTTATACTTGACTTCGAACAGATGGATAAGTACCCACAGATTGCTGTCAGTGTCGATATGCTTGACACAGGTGTTGACGTGCCATCGGTGCTTAATCTTGTCTTCTTCAAGTGTGTGAAGTCGAAGATTAAGTTTATGCAGATGATAGGACGTGGTACACGTCTCTGTCCGAAGGTGTTTGGTGATGCTGACAAGAAAGAGTTCTATATCTTCGATTGGTGTAATAACTTCGAGTATTTCTCAGTACATAGTGATGGCGCAAACCCTGTCGCTGTGAAGTCGTTGACAGAACGACTCTATGCGTTGAGGCTCGATATCGCTGCTGCACTACAGTCGGCAGAACATCAAGAGAAGGAAGACGACCGTCGACTACATGACGAGTTGAAGGAAATCCTACACGCACAGGTGAGCCAACTCAGTAGGGCGCGCATTGATGTCAGAGCGCATCTGCAGACGATAGAACCCTATCGTGAGTGGGAGGCGTGGGTTTGTCTGAGTGATTTAGCCGTTGCCGAATTGAAGGGAATAGCCCATTTATTGCCCCGTCCGAAGGAGAATGAGGCTGCAAAGAAGTTCGATGTGCTGATGCTCTATCTACAGTTAGAGCAGGTAGACAGTACGGTGAAGGCTGATAACAGTCGTGCGAGTGTGATTAAGATTGCGCAACTGTTAGAGAAGAAAGCCACTATCCCAGCTGTGAGAGAGCGGATGGAAACGATTAAGGAGGTGCAGACAGCTATCTTCTGGGAACATAGTACGCTGAATAGTCTTGAACGAGTGAGGAAGGAACTACGTGAGTTGGTGCACGTGTTAGCCGAGAGTAGGGACGAGAGAAGATTTGTTATCAACATTGAAGATGCAATAAGTTCGGATGCCGTAGCTGCTCCTGTCACGCTGAAGGCTACCTATCACGACCGTGTGATAGACTATTTAGCAAAGCATACAGACAATGAAGTATTAAGAAAGATACAGAACTTTGAGCAGCTGACGACGGATGATGTCAACGAGTTACAACGTATCTTCTGGGAAGAATTAGGTACACGTACGGAGTTTGATGAGGCTACGAATGGAAAGAAATATAACCATAATGTGGCTGCATTTATCCGTGTCATTCAAGGTGTCGACCGCCAGAAAGCGTTAGCCCTCTATACCCGTTTTATCAAAGACGGTAACCTGACAGGTGAGCAAGAACAGTATCTGAAAGAGATACTGAACTATCTCAGCGAGAATGGTGACCTGCAAATGAGTGACTTCATGGAGTACCCACTGAACCGAAACAGGTGGCGGGATGTCTTTGGGGAGTATTTTGTGGGGCTGAAAGACTTTGTGAATGAGTTGCATAAGGTGATTAGTTGA
- a CDS encoding endonuclease domain-containing protein, protein MTKENRKKCTYKTASPDRYHILKEFTKENRKEMTLAEEILWNELKGMRGDCHFRRQHPIGDFIVDFVCLSQNLVIEVDGAYHKQPLQEVDDETRTEYLNEMGFNVLRFTNEEIYTDIDNVIEQITEFINNE, encoded by the coding sequence ATGACTAAAGAAAATAGAAAGAAGTGCACTTACAAAACAGCTTCACCTGACAGATACCATATCCTAAAGGAATTCACCAAGGAGAATCGGAAAGAGATGACATTAGCAGAAGAGATTCTTTGGAACGAACTGAAAGGAATGAGAGGCGACTGTCATTTCAGAAGACAGCATCCTATAGGTGACTTCATTGTAGACTTTGTATGCCTTTCACAGAACTTAGTCATAGAAGTAGATGGGGCTTATCATAAGCAACCGCTACAAGAGGTAGACGATGAAACAAGAACAGAATACCTCAACGAAATGGGCTTTAATGTGCTTAGATTCACCAACGAAGAAATATACACGGACATAGACAATGTGATAGAACAAATAACCGAATTTATAAACAACGAATAA
- a CDS encoding electron transfer flavoprotein subunit alpha/FixB family protein, producing the protein MNNVFVYCEIEETTVQEVSQELLTKGRKLANELGVELHAIAAGSGIKGKVEDQILPYGVDKLFVFDGEGLFPYTSAPHTDILVNLFTEEKPQICLMGATVIGRDLGPHVSSSLTSGLTADCTQLEIGDYEDKKAGKRYENLLYQIRPAFGGNIVATIVNPDHRPQMATVRSGVMQKAIYEGKAKGEVVYPDVAKYVPEVDYVVKVIDRHVEPAQNNLKEASIVIAGGYGVGSKEGFDLLFKLAKELHGEVGASRAAVDAGWVDHDRQIGQTGVTVHPKVYIACGISGQIQHIAGMQDSGIVISINNDPNAPINAIADYIINGTVEEVVPKLIKYYKQNSK; encoded by the coding sequence ATGAACAACGTATTTGTATATTGCGAAATAGAGGAAACCACCGTACAGGAGGTTTCACAGGAGCTGTTGACCAAGGGTCGCAAGCTCGCAAATGAGTTAGGTGTGGAACTCCATGCCATCGCTGCCGGTAGTGGCATCAAAGGAAAGGTAGAAGACCAAATCCTGCCATACGGTGTAGACAAACTCTTTGTCTTTGATGGTGAGGGACTCTTCCCTTACACATCAGCACCACACACAGACATTCTTGTAAACCTCTTCACTGAGGAGAAACCACAGATCTGTTTGATGGGTGCTACAGTTATCGGTCGTGACCTTGGTCCACATGTGTCATCTTCATTGACAAGTGGTCTTACTGCCGATTGTACTCAACTTGAGATTGGTGACTACGAAGATAAGAAAGCTGGTAAGCGTTATGAGAATCTGCTCTATCAGATTCGCCCTGCCTTCGGTGGTAACATCGTAGCAACCATCGTCAACCCTGACCACCGTCCACAGATGGCTACCGTACGCTCTGGCGTTATGCAGAAGGCTATCTATGAGGGTAAGGCAAAGGGCGAGGTTGTCTATCCAGATGTTGCGAAGTATGTACCAGAGGTTGACTATGTCGTAAAGGTTATCGACCGTCATGTTGAGCCTGCACAGAATAACCTCAAGGAGGCTTCAATCGTTATCGCAGGTGGCTATGGTGTCGGCTCTAAGGAAGGTTTCGACTTACTCTTTAAGTTGGCTAAAGAGCTTCATGGAGAGGTTGGTGCCAGCCGTGCCGCTGTTGATGCAGGTTGGGTAGACCACGATCGTCAGATTGGTCAGACCGGTGTCACCGTCCATCCAAAGGTTTACATCGCTTGTGGTATCTCTGGACAGATTCAGCACATTGCTGGTATGCAGGACAGTGGTATCGTCATCTCTATCAACAACGACCCAAACGCTCCTATCAATGCCATCGCTGACTATATCATCAATGGCACCGTTGAAGAGGTTGTTCCGAAGTTGATAAAGTATTATAAGCAGAATAGTAAGTAA
- a CDS encoding electron transfer flavoprotein subunit beta/FixA family protein: protein MSLKIVVLAKQVPDTRNVGKDAMTAEGTVNRAALPAIFNPEDLNALEQALRLKEQNPGSTVGILTMGPPRAGEIIRQGLYRGADTGWLLTDRKFAGADTLATSYALATAVQKIGDVDIIIGGRQAIDGDTAQVGPQVAQKLGLNQVTYAEEILKIEDGKATIRRHIDGGVETVVAPLPVLITVNGTAAPARPCNAKLVMKYKYATCPMERKGDEPWAHLYEERPYLTLNQWSVADVNGDEEQCGLSGSPTKVKSVQNIVFQAKESKTLTGSDGDVEGLIKELLGEKIIG, encoded by the coding sequence ATGAGTTTGAAAATTGTAGTACTTGCTAAGCAGGTACCTGACACAAGAAATGTGGGAAAAGATGCCATGACAGCCGAAGGAACGGTAAACCGTGCCGCACTGCCTGCCATCTTCAACCCCGAAGACCTAAACGCTTTGGAGCAGGCTCTGAGACTGAAGGAACAGAACCCAGGCTCTACTGTAGGAATCTTAACCATGGGTCCTCCACGTGCCGGAGAAATCATCCGACAGGGACTCTATCGTGGTGCTGATACCGGCTGGCTACTTACCGACCGTAAGTTTGCTGGTGCTGACACACTCGCTACTTCCTATGCTTTAGCGACAGCTGTACAGAAAATCGGTGATGTAGACATTATCATCGGTGGACGACAGGCTATCGATGGTGACACCGCACAGGTAGGACCACAGGTTGCACAGAAGTTAGGACTCAACCAAGTTACATACGCAGAGGAAATCCTGAAGATTGAGGATGGTAAGGCTACTATCCGCCGTCATATCGATGGTGGTGTAGAGACTGTTGTCGCACCATTACCTGTTCTCATCACTGTGAATGGTACTGCTGCTCCAGCACGTCCTTGCAATGCCAAACTCGTGATGAAGTATAAGTATGCTACTTGTCCTATGGAGCGTAAAGGTGATGAGCCTTGGGCACATCTCTACGAGGAGCGTCCTTACCTCACACTGAATCAGTGGTCAGTTGCTGATGTCAACGGTGATGAGGAGCAGTGTGGTTTGAGTGGTTCACCAACAAAGGTGAAGTCTGTTCAGAACATCGTCTTCCAAGCTAAGGAGAGTAAGACACTCACCGGCTCAGATGGGGATGTAGAAGGACTCATCAAAGAACTGTTAGGAGAGAAGATTATTGGTTAA